In a single window of the Pseudoxanthomonas sp. F37 genome:
- a CDS encoding alpha/beta fold hydrolase produces the protein MASLPLVLLPGLLCDARLWRDPAAALADLAPVHHADLTRDDSVAGMAARVLDAAPPVFALAGLSMGGYVAFEILRQAPQRVARLALLDTSARTDPPKRRAVRKAGLALAESGRFAGVTRKLLPQLVHASRVDGEVGEAVMAMAQRVGRDAFLRQQRAILDHPDSLPLLPTIAVPTLIGVGEDDRMTLPEESRLLHERIPGARLHVFARCGHLPPMEVPQETTAVLRDWLQAW, from the coding sequence ATGGCTTCCCTTCCCCTGGTCCTGCTGCCCGGCCTGCTGTGCGATGCGCGCCTGTGGCGCGACCCCGCGGCCGCGCTGGCCGACCTGGCCCCGGTCCATCACGCCGACCTGACCCGGGACGACAGCGTGGCCGGCATGGCCGCGCGCGTGCTGGACGCGGCGCCGCCGGTGTTCGCGCTGGCCGGGCTGTCCATGGGCGGCTACGTGGCCTTCGAGATCCTGCGCCAGGCGCCGCAACGGGTGGCGCGGCTGGCGCTGCTGGACACCAGCGCGCGCACCGATCCCCCCAAGCGGCGGGCCGTGCGCAAGGCGGGCCTGGCACTGGCCGAATCCGGACGCTTCGCCGGCGTGACCCGCAAGCTGCTGCCGCAACTGGTGCACGCAAGCCGCGTGGACGGCGAGGTGGGCGAAGCGGTGATGGCGATGGCCCAGCGCGTAGGCCGCGATGCGTTCCTGCGCCAGCAGCGCGCCATCCTCGACCACCCCGATTCGCTGCCCCTGCTGCCCACCATCGCCGTGCCCACGCTCATCGGGGTGGGCGAGGACGACCGCATGACCCTGCCGGAGGAGTCGCGGCTGCTGCACGAACGCATTCCCGGCGCGCGCCTGCACGTGTTCGCGCGCTGCGGCCACCTGCCGCCGATGGAGGTGCCGCAGGAAACCACGGCGGTGCTGCGCGACTGGCTGCAGGCGTGGTGA
- the gnd gene encoding phosphogluconate dehydrogenase (NAD(+)-dependent, decarboxylating) produces the protein MELAMIGLGRMGANMAERLVRGGHTVRGYDPGEAARQQAGARGIIAHANLQNAVSALPTPRVVWLMVPAGQVVDDTLDQLRPLLAAGDTVIDGGNSNYKDTQRRGTQLAEAGIHYIDCGTSGGVWGLAEGYSLMIGGDADAVARLQPVFATLAPTPDTGWGRVGPGGAGHFAKMVHNGIEYGMMQAYAEGFAILKHKQAMDFDLGALAEIWRHGSVVRSWLLDLTADALKKNPQMDGIAPYVADSGEGRWTVAEAIDLNVSAPVITLSLLERLRSRDDDSYADKLLAAMRNEFGGHAVKQG, from the coding sequence ATGGAACTGGCGATGATCGGGCTGGGGCGCATGGGCGCCAACATGGCCGAACGGCTGGTACGCGGCGGGCATACGGTGCGCGGCTACGACCCCGGCGAAGCGGCGCGCCAGCAGGCCGGCGCGCGCGGGATCATTGCGCACGCGAACCTGCAGAACGCCGTTTCCGCGCTGCCCACGCCGCGCGTGGTGTGGCTGATGGTGCCGGCCGGCCAGGTGGTGGACGACACCCTCGACCAGCTGCGGCCGCTGCTGGCGGCCGGCGACACCGTGATCGACGGCGGCAATTCCAACTACAAGGACACCCAGCGCCGCGGTACGCAGCTGGCCGAGGCCGGCATCCACTACATCGACTGCGGCACCAGCGGCGGCGTGTGGGGCCTGGCCGAAGGCTACAGCCTGATGATCGGCGGCGATGCCGACGCGGTGGCGCGCCTGCAGCCGGTGTTCGCCACGCTCGCGCCCACGCCGGACACCGGCTGGGGCCGCGTGGGGCCGGGCGGGGCGGGCCACTTCGCCAAGATGGTCCACAACGGCATCGAGTACGGAATGATGCAGGCCTACGCCGAAGGCTTCGCCATCCTCAAGCACAAGCAGGCGATGGACTTCGACCTGGGGGCGCTGGCCGAGATCTGGCGCCATGGCAGCGTGGTGCGCTCGTGGCTGCTGGACCTGACCGCCGACGCGCTGAAGAAGAACCCGCAAATGGACGGCATTGCGCCGTACGTGGCCGATTCCGGCGAAGGCCGCTGGACCGTCGCCGAGGCCATCGACCTGAACGTCTCCGCGCCGGTGATCACCCTGTCGCTGCTGGAACGCCTGCGCTCGCGCGACGACGATTCCTACGCCGACAAGCTGCTGGCGGCGATGCGCAACGAATTCGGCGGGCATGCGGTGAAGCAGGGCTGA